A region of the Synergistaceae bacterium genome:
CGTAAACTTAATGGAAAAGCGGGTGTTTTTTTGGTTTTAACGGAAGATATTCTTGGAGAGAACAGCGTCAAAATATCGGGCAAGGTCCACTTCTTAAAAGGACAATCTGAGGGCGAAACGGGAACAGGCAAGTACGCGCAGTTCGCCGTGCGTCAAGATACCGAGTGGGAGGGAGGAACGAGACGCGATTTTTTGGTGGTGCGTGTGTACGACGAGGCTTTGCGCGAACAGCTTCGCGCGAAGCAAGAAAACGACGATGTGAGCGTGGAGGGCACATTGCGTTCCTCCCGGGGTAGCGGTGTCAATTATGTCCGTTGCGCGTCGATAACGTAAGAACGTAAGATTGAAAAACACGTAAAAGTAACCGTTTTTCATTATGCTATAATGCCGATTGATGTAAAAATAAAAAGGGGGGGAATCGTTAAACGCGGGGAAACGAAACACATTGAGTCCGTCACTTCAAGTTCCATAACTAGTTTAAAGAAGGGGGATTGCTGTAATGACGACGTTTCTTATTGGGTTGGTTATTTTGTTTGTGGGGTCCGCCATCTATGGACAGATCTGCGTTAACGTCATGAAACCTGACGATCGTAAGACGCCGGCGTTCACCAAAACCGACGGGGTGGATTACGTTCCGATGCAGACATGGAAAAACAGTCTCATCAACCTGCTGAACATTGCGGGAACGGGGCCGATCCTTGGGCCGATACAGGGGATTTTGTTCGGGCCCGTCGCGTTTATCCTCATCCCTATTGGCAACATTCTGGGTGGCGCTATGCACGACTATTTTTCTGGAATGTTGTCGTTGCGTAACGGAGGGATGCAGATGCCCGCCTTGGTCGAAAAATACACCAATAA
Encoded here:
- a CDS encoding DNA-binding protein encodes the protein MVLTEDILGENSVKISGKVHFLKGQSEGETGTGKYAQFAVRQDTEWEGGTRRDFLVVRVYDEALREQLRAKQENDDVSVEGTLRSSRGSGVNYVRCASIT